A genomic region of Hugenholtzia roseola DSM 9546 contains the following coding sequences:
- a CDS encoding 6-pyruvoyl trahydropterin synthase family protein: MVFICRKEHFSAAHRLYNAAWSPEKNCEVYGVCANPNWHGHNFELVVKVGGEIDPNAGWVMDMKVLGRLIKESIIERVDHKNLNEEVDFLKGKFPSCEVLVMEFWKILAPQIEAHSQGRARLHSLTLWETEKNFVEYFG, from the coding sequence ATGGTCTTTATTTGTAGGAAGGAGCATTTTTCGGCTGCCCATCGGCTCTATAACGCCGCTTGGAGTCCCGAAAAAAACTGTGAAGTGTATGGTGTTTGTGCCAATCCCAACTGGCATGGGCATAATTTTGAACTGGTAGTAAAGGTAGGGGGTGAAATAGACCCCAACGCAGGGTGGGTCATGGATATGAAAGTCTTGGGCAGGCTCATCAAAGAGAGCATCATCGAGCGCGTCGACCATAAGAACCTAAACGAAGAGGTTGATTTTCTAAAAGGCAAATTCCCTTCTTGTGAGGTCTTGGTGATGGAATTTTGGAAAATCCTTGCCCCTCAAATTGAAGCCCATTCGCAGGGACGCGCCCGCCTGCATAGCCTTACTTTGTGGGAAACAGAGAAAAACTTTGTGGAATACTTCGGATAA